The sequence AGTCTTTACAATTTACAGCAGTCCCATCATTTACGGACGCATAGGAGGCAACCGATATGGCACAATTGACGAAAAAGCAAGTGATGGAGACATTCGAGCATCTGCATAACAACCCTGAATTGAGCTGGGAGGAAGAGCAGACGACCGCTTATGTGAAAAAGCGGCTGGAAGACGCCGGCTGCCGCGTGACGTCGTTCGATGACTGCACAGGTGTCTTCGGTGATATCGGCAATTTCTCCGGCGATGTGCCGGTAATTGCACTGCGCGCCGACATGGATGCATTATGGCAGGAAGTCGACGGCAGCCTGCAGGCGAACCATTCGTGCGGGCATGATGCACACATGACGATGGTGCTCGGCGTGCTGGAGCGCGTGAAAGACCGGGACGAACTGCTCAAGCACCTCGGCATCCGTTTCATCTTCCAGCCGGCGGAGGAAGTCGGGACAGGTGCGCTCAAGATGGTGGAGAAAGGAGCGATCGAAGATGTCGATTTTTACTACGGCATCCACCTGCGCCCCTTCCAGGAGACGGATAACGGCAAAGCGGCTCCAGCCATCGTGCATGGTGCGAACGGAACGATCGAACTGGAGATCCGCGGCGATGATGCACACGGCGCCCGGCCGCACCTGAACCGGAATTCCATCGAGATCGGCACGTTCATCGTCAATGCGCTGCATTCCATCCATGTGAACCCGAATGTCGCCCACTCCGTGAAAGTGACACGGTTCCAAGCGGGCGGACGGAGCACGAACATCATCCCGGGCAGCGCATCGCTTGCGATCGACGTCCGCGCACAGGACAACGAAGTGATGGATGAACTGATGGAACGGGTCCGCGATGTCCTGGACAGCGCGAGAAACCTGTTCGGCAGCGAAATCACTATCACGGAAGACACCTATGTGGCCGCCGCACGTGTGCACCCCGAAGCACAGGAGACTGCACGGCAGGCGATCACCGACGTGCTCGGCGAGGAGAACACGGTTCCCCCGGTCATCACGCCCGGCGGGGATGACTTCCACTTCTATACCATCAAGCGGCCGCATCTGAAGGCGACGATGATCGGTCTCGGCTGCGGTCTGTCCCCCGGGCTCCATCATCCCGATATGACATTCGACCATGAATCGATGATGAATGGCATCGATGTCATGGTGCGCATCCTGGAACTGCATGCAGGACAGGATGCCGGCTGAACAGTCTTTCAGGCCAACAAAAACCGCACGGCACCGGAACCTCTGCTCCGGATGCCGTGCGGTTTTTTGTTATACGTCAAACGGGCGGCGCCCTGCCTCCCGGTCTTCTGCAGCGCGGAAGAACGCCTGCGCGTCACGCATATCGTTCGTGGCGAGCAGTACGTCATCCCCGCCGCTTTCCGCAGGACTGATGACGAAGAACGGCTGTGCCGGATCCACGGAAGGGAATTGCGAGCAGATGCCGTCGATTTCGTCGCGATCCGCTTCCTCACTGTGTATCCAGTCGGCGGACAGGACATTGCCGGCCGTGTCCATCAGTTCATCCGTCCACCTCATGAACGTGTCTTCGCCGGCAGTGCCGGAAGCGAAGATGCTGACATCGAACAGCTCGCGTTCCGCCTTCTTCTTTTTCCGGAAAAACATCCCCATCCCCCCTGTGCCTATGTATTGAAAAACCGTTCAGCAGCACGATATGCGGCTGAACGGTCTTCCGGTGCTTCTTATGAAATACGCGAACGCAAGTAGGCGTTGATGAACGGATCGATCTCCCCATCCATGACGGCTCCTGTGTTCCCGGTCTCTTCGTTCGTCCGGTGGTCTTTTACCATGGAATACGGGTGGAAGACGTAGGAACGGATCTGGCTTCCCCAGCCGATCTCTTTCTGGTCCCCCCGGATTTCAAGCAGCCGTGCTTCCTCTTCCTCGAGCCGGATCTGGTAGATCTTCGCCTTCAGCAAGTTGAGTGCACGCTCCCGGTTTTTGATCTGCGAACGTTCGGTCTGGCACGTGACAATCGCACCTGTCGGGATGTGTGTCATCCGGACAGCGGAGTCCGTCGTATTGACGTGCTGACCGCCCGCGCCGCTTGAGCGGTACGTATCGATCTTGACGTCTTCCATCTTCAGATCGATGTCGACTTCACCCGTGAATTCCGGCATGACTTCGACGGAGGAGAACGACGTATGACGGCGGCCTGATGAGTCGAACGGCGAAATCCGGACGAGCCGGTGGACGCCTTTCTCCGCTTTCAGATAGCCGTAGGCGTTGTGCCCTTTGATGGACAGCGTCACGGATTTCACGCCGGCCTCATCACCCGCCTGATAGTCGAGCGTCTCGACTTTGTAGCCGTGCTGTTCCGCCCATCGTGTGTACATGCGCAGCAGCATCGATGCCCAGTCCTGGGACTCGGTGCCGCCTGCGCCGGAATGGATTTCAAGGACCGCGTTGCTGCTGTCGTATTCATCGCTCAGCAGCATCTGCAGATCGAATTCCTCCATCCGTTTCAGGAACGCTTTCAGCTCGTCGCCGAGTTCTTCCTGCAATTCCGCATCGGGTTCTTCCTTCAGCAGCTCGAGTGTCATCTCGAGATTCTCCTGCTCGTCGTTCATCTCATGGAATTCGCCGACCGTGTCCTTCAGTGCGTTCGATTCCGAGATGACTTTCTGCGCCGCATCCTGGTCATTCCAAAATTCCGGATCAAGCATCATTTCTTCGAGTTCCTGCATTCGTGCCTCTTTGTTTTCTAAGTCAAAGAGACCCCCTGAAACCCGCTAATTTCTTAGCTGTTTTGTCGAGCTCGTTGCGTACTTCGGATAATTCCATCATAATTTGTTCCTCCAAAAATTCAAGTTCACGGCGTGTTACTCTTTGCCGTGGCAGTTCTTATATTTCTTGCCGCTGCCGCATGGGCACGGATCGTTCCGGCCGATGTTGACCCGGCGGCGGACCGGTTTCTTCACTTGCTTTTCGCCGTCTTCCTTCGGATTGACCGCCTGGCCTTTTGCGACTTCCTCGCGCTCCAGGTTGTTGCGGATTTCCGCTTTCATGACGTATTTCGCCGCATCCTGTTCGATGGATGCGACCATCTCTTCGAACATGCTGAACCCTTCGGACTGATACTCGCGGAGCGGGTCGTTCTGGCCGTATGCACGCAGGTGGATTCCGTGACGCAGCTGATCCATCGCATCGATATGGTCCATCCACTTCGTGTCGATCGCGCGGAGAAGGACGACCTTCTCGAACTCACGCATCTTCTCTGCGGACATTTCCTCTTCTTTTTCATCATACCGGGCATGCACTGCCTGTTTGATGAACTCCGTCAATTCCTCGGCGGATTTCCCTTTAAGATCGGATTCCTCCAGGCGGTCTTCCGGAAGCAGGTTCGCACCCAGGTAATCGACGAGTGCCTTGAGGCTCCAGTTATCCTGGTTCTCCTCCGCCGTGTGCACGGCAACAGCATTTTCGATGACACGGTCGATCATCGCCTCCAGGACCGGACGGACGTTCTCAGATTCAAGTACATCATTCCGTTCCTTGTAGATGATTTCCCGCTGCTGGCGAAGCACGTCATCATACTGCAGGAGACGTTTCCGCGAGTCGAAGTTATTCCCCTCGACCCGTTTCTGTGCGGATTCGACGGAGCGTGACACCATCTTCGACTGGATCGGCGTTTCGTCGTCCATGCCGAGTTTGGTCATCATGCCTTTCATCTGCTCGGAACCGAAGCGGCGCATCAATTCGTCCTCGAGTGACAGATAGAACTGTGTGACACCGGCGTCTCCCTGACGGCCGGAACGTCCGCGCAGCTGGTTATCGATCCGGCGTGACTCATGGCGCTCGGTGCCGACGACGGCGAGACCGCCGAGTTCCGCCACACCCTCGCCGAGCTTGATGTCGGTACCGCGGCCTGCCATGTTGGTCGCGATCGTGACCGCTCCCGGCTGGCCGGCCTGCTCGATGATTTCCGCTTCACGCCCGTGGTTCTTTGCGTTGAGGACATTATGCGGCACGCCGTATTTCTTCAGGAAATTCGAAATGATTTCGGACGTCTCGATCGCAACCGTCCCGACCAGCACCGGCTGGCCTTCCTGGTGACGCTCTTTGATATCATCCGCGACCGCTTTGTACTTCCCTTCCATCGATGCGTAGATCAGATCGGCACGGTCATCCCGCGCAATCGGACGGTTCGTCGGGATGGCCACGACGTTCATGTTGTAGATATTGCGGAATTC comes from Sporosarcina trichiuri and encodes:
- the secA gene encoding preprotein translocase subunit SecA, which codes for MLSVLNKMFDPNKRDLKRLEKIADQTEALAGDMEKLSDEELTAKTAEFQQRVANGETLDDIQPEAFAVVREAARRVLGLYPFRVQIIGAAALHEGNIAEMKTGEGKTLTSTLAVYLNALDGKGVHVVTVNEYLASRDAQEMGQLYEFLGLTVGLNMNSLGKDEKREAYAADVTYTTNNELGFDYLRDNMVLYSEHKVQRPLHYAVIDEVDSILIDEARTPLIISGQAAKSAELYRLANQFVATLKKEDDYTFEETTKGVTLTESGIEKAEKAFGIDNLFDLQHVTLNHTINQSLKAHVSMHIDVDYVVQEGEVIIVDSFTGRLMKGRRYSDGLHQAIEAKEGLEVQNESMTLATITFQNYFRMYDKLAGMTGTAKTEEEEFRNIYNMNVVAIPTNRPIARDDRADLIYASMEGKYKAVADDIKERHQEGQPVLVGTVAIETSEIISNFLKKYGVPHNVLNAKNHGREAEIIEQAGQPGAVTIATNMAGRGTDIKLGEGVAELGGLAVVGTERHESRRIDNQLRGRSGRQGDAGVTQFYLSLEDELMRRFGSEQMKGMMTKLGMDDETPIQSKMVSRSVESAQKRVEGNNFDSRKRLLQYDDVLRQQREIIYKERNDVLESENVRPVLEAMIDRVIENAVAVHTAEENQDNWSLKALVDYLGANLLPEDRLEESDLKGKSAEELTEFIKQAVHARYDEKEEEMSAEKMREFEKVVLLRAIDTKWMDHIDAMDQLRHGIHLRAYGQNDPLREYQSEGFSMFEEMVASIEQDAAKYVMKAEIRNNLEREEVAKGQAVNPKEDGEKQVKKPVRRRVNIGRNDPCPCGSGKKYKNCHGKE
- the prfB gene encoding peptide chain release factor 2 (programmed frameshift); translated protein: MELSEVRNELDKTAKKLAGFRGSLDLENKEARMQELEEMMLDPEFWNDQDAAQKVISESNALKDTVGEFHEMNDEQENLEMTLELLKEEPDAELQEELGDELKAFLKRMEEFDLQMLLSDEYDSSNAVLEIHSGAGGTESQDWASMLLRMYTRWAEQHGYKVETLDYQAGDEAGVKSVTLSIKGHNAYGYLKAEKGVHRLVRISPFDSSGRRHTSFSSVEVMPEFTGEVDIDLKMEDVKIDTYRSSGAGGQHVNTTDSAVRMTHIPTGAIVTCQTERSQIKNRERALNLLKAKIYQIRLEEEEARLLEIRGDQKEIGWGSQIRSYVFHPYSMVKDHRTNEETGNTGAVMDGEIDPFINAYLRSRIS
- a CDS encoding M20 peptidase aminoacylase family protein; the protein is MAQLTKKQVMETFEHLHNNPELSWEEEQTTAYVKKRLEDAGCRVTSFDDCTGVFGDIGNFSGDVPVIALRADMDALWQEVDGSLQANHSCGHDAHMTMVLGVLERVKDRDELLKHLGIRFIFQPAEEVGTGALKMVEKGAIEDVDFYYGIHLRPFQETDNGKAAPAIVHGANGTIELEIRGDDAHGARPHLNRNSIEIGTFIVNALHSIHVNPNVAHSVKVTRFQAGGRSTNIIPGSASLAIDVRAQDNEVMDELMERVRDVLDSARNLFGSEITITEDTYVAAARVHPEAQETARQAITDVLGEENTVPPVITPGGDDFHFYTIKRPHLKATMIGLGCGLSPGLHHPDMTFDHESMMNGIDVMVRILELHAGQDAG